ACTTAGATTATAGTAATGAAAAGCTTTGGGATGAACAAATTGATGTATTAAAACATTGGGTATCTATAGGAGTAGATGGTTTTAGATGCGATGTTGCTCCTTTGGTGCCGGTTGAGTTTTGGCAGAAAGCAAGAAAAGAGGTTGAAAAGATAAAAGAAAGTGTTATTTGGCTTTCTGAAACAGTGGAGACAGGATTTATCACTTATTTAAGGGACAAAGGATTTTATGCTGCATCAGATAGTGAAATATATAATGCATTTGATATTACATATGACTATGATGTGCATCCATATTTTAAAGCTTATTTAAATGGTGAAATAGAGCTTGAAGATTATTTAGAGAAAATAAGACAGCAGGAATATATTTATCCAGATAATTATGTGAAACTTAGATTTTTAGAAAATCATGACCAGCCTAGAATAAAGAAGCTAATAAGTAATGAAGATATGTTAAAAGTATGGACAGCATTTATGTATTTTCAAAAGGGAGCAGTTTTATTGTACGGAGGCCAGGAGGCTCAAGATGATAATACTCCAAGCCTTTTCGATATAGATAAAATCAATTGGGAAGGACTAGATATAGACTTTATTAATTATCTTAAACTCCTTGGAGAGATTAAGAAAAGAAAAGTATTTGCCTATGGCAAATATAACATTCATAAAGCAGATAAAAAAGGTATTATTTATGCTACATATGAATATAAAGGTAAAAAATTAGTAGGTATATTTAATGTTGAAAATAAGTTGGGTAAATTAAATTTAAGCTTAAAAGATGGAGTTTATAGAAATTTAATAGATAATACCCATGTAGAAGTTAAAGAGGGAAAAATTGAACTTCAAAACAAGGCATTGATATTTGAGGTAGAAGAGTAAAAGTAAGGGGGATAAAAGGTGGAATTTGGAATATCAGATTGGAATACCTTTGAAAAGGGGATTGAAAAAGAGTATTTAATAACTAATGGAATAGGTGGATTCTGTTCTTCTACTGTAATAGGAGCCAATATAAGAAAATACCATGGACTTTTAAACGCTTCATTAGTACCACCGGTTAAAAGATATTTGTTACTTTCAAAGATAGATGAGATAATAGAAGTTGGAAATCAAAAGTATAATCTTCAAACTAATGATTTTATTGGAAAAAGGGATAATGGACATTTGTATTTAAGAAAATTTACAAATACTTTACTACCAAAGTTTTCTTATGGAATAGACGATATAACTATAGAAAAGGAAATAGCAATGGAGTATGGTAAGAATACAGTTGTAGTAGTATATAAAGTAGAAACAGGTAATAAACCTGTTAAAATGACCTTTATACCCTATACCAACTTTAGAGATCACCATGATACAAGTAAAAGAGAAGATTTTAAATACATTCAAAGCTATAAAGAAGGAATACTTAAACTAGTTGAAGAAAAAGAAAAATTGACATTAAAAATATCATCTAATTGCCAGTATAAAGAAAAAGAACAATGGTCATTACCTATGTTCTATAGTAATGAAAAGCAAAGGGGATTAGATTGTATTGATTTTCACTTTATTCCTGGAGAATTTATTTATGAAATGAAGCCTTACAGTAAATACACTATTTATTTTACAGCAACAATAGAGGATACTGATAAATTAGATGCTTTATCTATATTAGAGAAAGAAAAGGAAAGAAGACAAAAGCTTATAGAGAAGGCTGGTTTTAGAGATGATATGCTAAAGGAATTAGTATTAGCAGCAGATCAGTTTATAGTTAATAGGGAGTCAACTGGTACTAAAACTGTCATAGCAGGGTATCCCTGGTTTACCGACTGGGGTAGAGATACTATGATAGCTTTACCAGGTCTTACTTTGGCTACAAAGCGATATGAAGATGCCAAAGAGATATTACTTACATTTGTTAAATATATAAAGAATGGGCTAATACCAAATATGTTTCCCGATGAAAATGTTGAACCAATGTATAATACAGTAGATGGAACTCTTTGGTTTTTCAATGCTGTGTACAAATATTTAGAGTATACAGGGGATGAAGAAACAATTAAAAATGAAATATATCCATATTTAAAACAGATTATAAAACATCACCTAGAGGGTACAGTTTATGATATCTATGTGGATGAAGATGGTCTTCTTTCAGCTGGAGGCCCTGGAACACAGCTAACTTGGATGGATGTCAAAGTAAATGGTTGGGTAGTTACACCCCGACATGGAAAGGCTGTTGAAATTAATGCTTTATGGTATAATGCCCTTAAGATAATGGAGCTTTTATCAGAAAAATTTGGCGAAGATTCAAAGGAATATAGAGAATTAGCTGAAAAAACTAAAAAAGCCTTTGTAGATAAGTTTTGGAATGAAAAAGAGAAGTGTCTATATGATGCAATACAGGATGGCAAAAGGATAGATAAAATAAGACCTAATCAAATCATAGCAGTTAGTCTACCATTTACTATGTTAGATAAGGAAAAGAGTAGATTAGTTGTAAGTAAGGTTTATGAAAAATTATATACACCCTATGGCTTAAGAACCTTACCCAAGGATGATAGAGAATACATTGGTCAATATAGAGGGGATGTATTGAGTAGAGATGGAGCATATCATCAGGGTACTGTATGGCCTTGGCTAATAGGTCCATTTATCGAGGCATATGTGAAGGTATATGATTATTCCAAGGAAAGTAAGAATAAGGCTAAAGAGATGTTAGATTTATTTAAAGCTCATATGAAAGATGGATGTATAGGTAGCATATCTGAGATATTAGAAGGAGATGAACCATTTTACCCTAGAGGATGTCCAGCTCAAGCTTGGTCTGTGGCTGAGGTGCTTAGAGTTTATGGGGAGATATATAGGTCATAAGAATAAAAAACGTTCATACTCGTAATAATTTGGAGAAAATCAAGCATCAAACTTACAAAAAAATTCTAAAGCTCCAATGGATTATCAATTAAGGATTAAGGATTAGCGAAGGGCGAAAGGCGAATAGCTAAGCAGTTTATAATTATACAATTTCTAAAAGGGGAGGAATATTCTATGATAAGAAAAACAACTTATGGTTACACAGTTGAAAAAAAGGACTTATATCTAGACATTGCATTTTATGCAGACAATATAGTGAGATTTGCTTATAGTACTGAAGAAAAGCTACCTGATTCAACATTAGCAGTAATAGCTAAACCACAAAAAACAGAAGTAGAACTTGAAGCAAATGTGATAAAAACAAATCAGTTGAAAATAGTTATTGATGAAGATACATTAAAAGTTTCTATATACGACCTAGAAGGAAATCTATTAAGTAGAGACAAAGCTATATCTACTGATAAGCCTAAAGTAGAAAAACAACTTATTTGGGAAAATGGATTTTACGGTGTAGGTGAAAAATATGCATGGCTGAATAAAAAGGGAACTGAAACAGCTAACTGGAATACAGACGTGTTAGGGGTAGCTCCATTACATAATCCAAGGCTTAAAGAATATCATACATCTATTCCATTCTATATTGGTTTAGACAATGAAAAGGCATATGGAATATACTTCGATAACAGTCACAGAACTTATTTTGACTTTGGAAAAACTAAAGATGATGTAGTTAGCTTCAGTGCAGAAGGAGGAAATTTAGATTATTACTTTATTTATGATAAGAAGGTATCTGAGGTAGTTAAAGGATATAGCTTACTTACAGGAACTATGCCACTTCCTAGAAAGGACTTTTTAGGATATCAGCAGTGTAGATGGAGCTATGAAAATAGAGAACAATTAATGGAAGTAGCTACAAGAATGAGAAAAGAAGGAATACCATGTGATGTATTATACTTAGATATTGACTACATGGTTGATTACAAAGTATTTACTGTAGATTCAGAGAAGTTTAATGAATTTAGAGAAATGCTAAAAAGATTAAAGGGAATGGGCTACAAGGTAGTAGTAATCATTGACCCAGGAGTTAAGGTTGAAGAAGGATATAGTGTATATGAAGATGGAAAGGCTAGAGATTATTATGTAAAAGATGCAGAAGGCAAAGATTATGTAGGAGAAGTTTGGCCTGGAGATGCAGTGTTCCCTGATTTCTTAAGAAAAGAAGTAAGAGAGTGGTGGGCAGAATTACATAAAGACCTATTAGAAGATGGAGTAGAAGGTATTTGGAATGATATGAATGAGCCATCAGACTTTTCAACTGAAACAAAAACAATACCAGAAGATTGTGTGCACAAGACAGACGATGGTGAAGAAAAATTACACTCAGAAATTCACAACATGTATGGTACATTAGAGGCTATAGGAACCTATGAGGGCTTAAGAAAGTTACAGCCTAATAAAAGACCATTCTTACTTACAAGAGCAGCATTTGCAGGATGTCAAAGATATGCAGCACTTTGGACTGGAGATAACTCAAGTATATGGGAGCATTTAGAATCTAGTATGCCTATGTTTATGAATTTAGGGTTAAGTGGATATACTTTCATTGGTGCAGACGTAGGAGGATTCGATGGAGATTCTAATGGAGAATTATTAGCACGTTGGACTCAATTAGGTGCATTTACTCCATTATTTAGAAACCATAGTGCACAAGGTACTATAAACCAAGAGCCTTGGTGCTTTGGCGAAGAGACTTTAGAGATAACAAAGAAATATATCAAGTTAAGATACGAATTCATAACATACCTATATAACTTAATGAGACATAGTTCATTAACAGGAGAGCCTGTAATGAGACCACTATTCTACCACTATCAAAATGATGAGAAAACTCATAATATAAATGACCAATTCTTATATGGAGAAAATATTATGGTTTGTCCTATAGTAAGACCAGGTGCAGATAGAAGGATGATTTACATTCCAGAGGGAGAATGGTATGACTATTGGACTGGCGAAAAAATAGAAGGTGGCCAATACATCATTAAAGAAGCTCCAATCGATATATTACCTATATACGTTAAAGCAGGAGCTATATTACCTAAAGATGAGGTAGTAGAGTTTGTTG
Above is a genomic segment from Caldisalinibacter kiritimatiensis containing:
- a CDS encoding alpha-amylase family glycosyl hydrolase, with product MAKDTAKELRNKIIYEIYVRNHGQNGTFKDVIEDLPRIKDLGVDIVWFMPIHPIGIKNKKGSLGCPYAIRNYREINPEYGSLEDFKQLVNEIHKHGMLCMIDVVFNHTSPDSYLFKEHPEYFYRNEDGDMGNKVGDWYDVIDLDYSNEKLWDEQIDVLKHWVSIGVDGFRCDVAPLVPVEFWQKARKEVEKIKESVIWLSETVETGFITYLRDKGFYAASDSEIYNAFDITYDYDVHPYFKAYLNGEIELEDYLEKIRQQEYIYPDNYVKLRFLENHDQPRIKKLISNEDMLKVWTAFMYFQKGAVLLYGGQEAQDDNTPSLFDIDKINWEGLDIDFINYLKLLGEIKKRKVFAYGKYNIHKADKKGIIYATYEYKGKKLVGIFNVENKLGKLNLSLKDGVYRNLIDNTHVEVKEGKIELQNKALIFEVEE
- a CDS encoding amylo-alpha-1,6-glucosidase gives rise to the protein MEFGISDWNTFEKGIEKEYLITNGIGGFCSSTVIGANIRKYHGLLNASLVPPVKRYLLLSKIDEIIEVGNQKYNLQTNDFIGKRDNGHLYLRKFTNTLLPKFSYGIDDITIEKEIAMEYGKNTVVVVYKVETGNKPVKMTFIPYTNFRDHHDTSKREDFKYIQSYKEGILKLVEEKEKLTLKISSNCQYKEKEQWSLPMFYSNEKQRGLDCIDFHFIPGEFIYEMKPYSKYTIYFTATIEDTDKLDALSILEKEKERRQKLIEKAGFRDDMLKELVLAADQFIVNRESTGTKTVIAGYPWFTDWGRDTMIALPGLTLATKRYEDAKEILLTFVKYIKNGLIPNMFPDENVEPMYNTVDGTLWFFNAVYKYLEYTGDEETIKNEIYPYLKQIIKHHLEGTVYDIYVDEDGLLSAGGPGTQLTWMDVKVNGWVVTPRHGKAVEINALWYNALKIMELLSEKFGEDSKEYRELAEKTKKAFVDKFWNEKEKCLYDAIQDGKRIDKIRPNQIIAVSLPFTMLDKEKSRLVVSKVYEKLYTPYGLRTLPKDDREYIGQYRGDVLSRDGAYHQGTVWPWLIGPFIEAYVKVYDYSKESKNKAKEMLDLFKAHMKDGCIGSISEILEGDEPFYPRGCPAQAWSVAEVLRVYGEIYRS
- a CDS encoding glycoside hydrolase family 31 protein, with translation MIRKTTYGYTVEKKDLYLDIAFYADNIVRFAYSTEEKLPDSTLAVIAKPQKTEVELEANVIKTNQLKIVIDEDTLKVSIYDLEGNLLSRDKAISTDKPKVEKQLIWENGFYGVGEKYAWLNKKGTETANWNTDVLGVAPLHNPRLKEYHTSIPFYIGLDNEKAYGIYFDNSHRTYFDFGKTKDDVVSFSAEGGNLDYYFIYDKKVSEVVKGYSLLTGTMPLPRKDFLGYQQCRWSYENREQLMEVATRMRKEGIPCDVLYLDIDYMVDYKVFTVDSEKFNEFREMLKRLKGMGYKVVVIIDPGVKVEEGYSVYEDGKARDYYVKDAEGKDYVGEVWPGDAVFPDFLRKEVREWWAELHKDLLEDGVEGIWNDMNEPSDFSTETKTIPEDCVHKTDDGEEKLHSEIHNMYGTLEAIGTYEGLRKLQPNKRPFLLTRAAFAGCQRYAALWTGDNSSIWEHLESSMPMFMNLGLSGYTFIGADVGGFDGDSNGELLARWTQLGAFTPLFRNHSAQGTINQEPWCFGEETLEITKKYIKLRYEFITYLYNLMRHSSLTGEPVMRPLFYHYQNDEKTHNINDQFLYGENIMVCPIVRPGADRRMIYIPEGEWYDYWTGEKIEGGQYIIKEAPIDILPIYVKAGAILPKDEVVEFVGQEEKTLHIHFYAGANGEYDLYLDDGMSFEYEDGVYSLVKFTMEDNKEKLVIKSEVNKDNYKIPALKLHIHGVDNKANVTLNGENLEVNEDFTVDVDKAEFELVVER